Part of the Zingiber officinale cultivar Zhangliang chromosome 6A, Zo_v1.1, whole genome shotgun sequence genome, ctcttttcttttcccccACTCTGCCACCACTCAGCATACTTTTCCCCTTCAACAAGTGCACATCAAAAGCTCACCTCTGCGATTttacataaagaaaaaaaaataaatttaaaaaagaagGGAATAAGTTTTACAtattagaaaaaggaaaaagtGCATGGTCTTTCAAGTTTCTTGAGAGAAAAAGGGAGAGCAGCTCATTTGCTTGCCCTATTAATaacccccctcttccttctccgtTTCAATACCCCTGCTCTCACCTCTGTTCATGTGGATATCCATGGTGATGATGGATGCGGACCAAGTAACGAGTATTAAGCTGTTCGGAGCAGTGATCTTGAAGCAACCCAACGAGGAGAAAGAGGAGGAGGCAGCGGCGCCGCCGCCCAGGGATGTGCAGGACGAAATGGCGGCGGCAAGGGAGGCCGCGGCGGCCGTGGCTCTTCCCTGCCCGCGGTGCAAGAGCAAGGAGACCAAGTTCTGCTACTTCAACAACTATAACGTCAACCAGCCGCGGCACTTTTGCAAGGCGTGCCACCGCTACTGGACCGCCGGCGGCACGCTGCGCAACGTGCCTGTcggcgccggccgccggagggggAGGCGCGCGCCGGACCACCCCGCCTCCTCGGCGTGCGTATTGCAGTACCCGGCACCGCCGTACGTGGTGTCGAGGTGGCTGCTGCGGCCGGAGTCGCCGGCGAGGGAGGGGTGCGGCGGACCTTTCAACGGTGGTGCCCTTAGTTGACTCACGTGCGTACGGTGGCGGCAGGCTTGCTGTGTTTATCAATTAGATGCcgcttttaatatatatatatatctatatatatatatttttccttttGTAATTTTTGGTAATTTTACGGTGGGGTTCAGATTTCAGTGATATAAACCGTGGTTGGTtgcttttttttatttcaaaaacaaataatgctaaaattgaaattttcttttagtgccatattttatatatttatttattttagtttcacacggttttaaaagaaaaaagatTTAAAACGAATGATTAATCAGATCTTAGGTGATCCATCAGTTctataaaaagtttttttttttatcgatcCTCTGTATAAATCAAGGAAGTATATACAGAGGTTTATCTTGATAACTAGTATTCTCAGATTAATTAtctattaagaaaaaaaaattaataatacatcgtAACTGAAAGAATTAAAATGAATACAGTCTATTTCaatggattaattaaaaaatcttaataaCGACGAATGAGCAGGTTAATATTAATATGCATGACTAATTTAGTTACTTACCCGGAGGTAATATAGAAGTGTCATATGAATAAAGGACCCTGGAGCGTCCTTGGCGCCCCATCTTTTTAGCACCCGCAACTCCTTGGCGTCCCATCTCCATGGCGTCTCGACTCCGAGGTGCTCTTGTCTTCAAGGTGTCCTCATCTCCTTGACACCCTCGACTCCATGTCGCACCGTCTCCTTGGCACCCTCGACTTACACTCCGAATATGAGGTGCCCTCGTCTCCTTGTCAACCTGATTCCAAGGTGCCCTGAAACATCCCTCGGACGTCCCGAATTACAATTGCACAAAACATACTCTTGATTTAACTAAGGTACATAAATAGTTCTTAAAATGAGCAACATTAGGTACTGGACATATAGTTCTAGAATTTATTCCTCAAGGGAAAcatttaactaatgtaaaaactaaactaaaaggTCTTCGAGTTGTACTACCATTGTCTTGAGCTTGCTCACTTATCAATGCCTCTTGCCTCATTCGTCTCATTATCTGAAACAGTTAAAAtatgtgagtcgagagactcagtaCATTCAAATCATATTATGCATTAATTAATTCCTATATCCATGTATCCTAACGGGAAACATACCTAACTAAATCTTTATTCATGTTAAAGTATTTTCCTTGCATAGGCATACTAAAGCATGAATGTAAATGCACTGCATGCAAAGACATACACATGAGCATGAACATAAGAGCATAGACGTGAGCATAAACATATATAGGCAGAAACATAAACATACATGaacataaatatgaatatgagCATAAGAGCATAGACATGAGCATGAtcatacataacataaacataaacatacatGAACATAAACGTGAACGTGGGCATAAGAGCATATGCTATTGGTATCCcaatgttattttgatgtgatcaaataagttaagttaggtcctgttgtatttaaccttatgtctaagtgtacagggacTTAGGAGCATAGGCCgctgagcaaaagacgtagctagcgagaaggacgacacgggagagagccgacgggctcggtgcatctgagggacgaggagctgcagaagagtacgagGGCGGACGAGGAGGCgcacgacgtttccgagggacgagaagccaagagcgaaagcttgctcgagaagaccagaaattggattcgggtgagccatattctggatggtcgagatcacccaagcaaaaggaaccggagcggaagacctgaaCCGAGGCGAGCGAAATTGGAGCGGAAAGctcggactgaaaaagtcaacatggttgactttccaagttcgggcacccggaaccgAAGTTTAtccagatcacgtttgaccatgatccattgcgaagaggataaaattttatctctctCTAGGCgattggaacccttccaggctccctgagcaaggctatataagcagccttgctCCTAAAGCTTTTCAACAACAAGAAATTGTGAAACAACACTTATACATATCCACTGTTCTGTTTTACCTTTCtatttctgtgctttcattgTTGTAAAGAGATTTCTCCACCTGAGGAAAATTCTTAGTGCACTTTAACTtcattggattaacaatctccctagTTATAACTAAGTAAAACTTCGGTGCCTTTGTCTTTtagtttccttattcttttttatgcaagtatttattttattttaagttataagccgagaaaggttttttgttttgatttatgcaggggctattcacccccttctagccggccgccaagggttctaacaagtggtattaaagccaagacacttcaggaggactaaccattgATCAAAGCACGGAATCAATGGCCGGACtgagcatatacccaccgaagttcgagggggagtttgcgagTTAGAAAAAGacaatgcaggtattctttaaaaccaatTTTGAATTGTTTTTAATAATAAAGTTCGATTTTatagcacccgaaggtaaggaagaatactagtggacaaagaaggagcaggccgactatgtggcaaacgacaaagtagagttccatctgctgagcgccctaccgccacaagaagttaaCCGGATCGActcctacaactcagcaaaggagctttaggagaagtttcttgagttacacgaagggacatccaaagccaagctcgtgagatgggacttacttcgcaaccagctcaccaaccttcgatttgaagaagacgaaaccattacacaccttcactcaaggattaaggagctcatcacctgactttcgaatcttggagaaaaggtaagcaactgagattcgctaagatacgctcttaatgcattccatAGAAATATGAAAtgtgcatcattagtagatgtctactatatctctaaggatttaaaatctgttaccttagaagagttattttcaacttttgaagttcataaatcaagatgtgcaggttcaaagaagccgaagcacaacattgccctCAAGGCGAAGATGGATGAAATAGATTCAGAATCATCTTTCGACGATGAGGAAACGACGATGAtggtaaatcaatttaaaaagttatttaaatctagaaaaactaaccatccgcaaggtagaaaaagaagaaaaatcagatgctaccactacaatgaagaagggtacgttaaagacaactgtcctaaattgaagaacaaggacaaaggcaagaataAGAAGCCCATTCAAATGAACAAACATAAAAACctgaaggtgacgtgggacgaaatGTTGTCCGAATCAGAGATTGAGACTTTCTCTGGACTCGCGTTAATGGCAAGCTATCAAGATGACAAAAACGAAGCAAGCTCGTTCGAAATGaatatcgagagcatcgatgaagggggagcgacattggAAGAAAGCATCACTTCAGGGGGAGCCACGAATaatgggatcgacaaggtaagtcaggtacgatctcttcctcctgataattCTTTTAAGTTTATAACAAAGAATTGTTGTGagctagaaaaagaaattaaaaaaattaaaattaattctagcaaaatcttatccattagaagaatttgataaaataaaattggaaaataataatttacaaaatgaaataaagaacttgaaaaatcttgtatgcttgaatattagaacctaaaattataatagactaagctgacatcttagatttcataagggataaattaggaaaatttctcaAGAAAATATTCCTtagagatttttaattaacccaattggctagaacctatattaggtttcaaagtcttgtctaaattgaactttaattagacttaacgctttcagcgagaaaattaaatgtttgaaagtggttgttgctccaataatcaagaaggcatagtgtctcgccacaacttGTAagccaattaattaaataaaatgtttaattgactaactaataaagcatttaattgtaattaaataatactttaaatagtcATTCAAATTTTTTTGGTCTTtttcacttagatttttttttaaaaaaagggacttaaagtttttttaaaattatttctacaaaattagtttttacaaacttaggaaattattgatattttttatatcaatttttttttttacttagaaaatttttctaaaattattttaaatgttatcaaaataattttcaaaagtttcagagtttttcaaaaaacttgataagtttttcaaaatgttgaaaatcagttttttttaaagtaaaaactttcttatttttttgaaaaatttaactcttagattttttttggtaccccattttttatgtgatcaaagggagagaagggaagattaagtctagggggaggtagtttaacctttttaaatttttatactttaattgcaaatttattgcttttactttatattagtttaccctaacttaacttgagttgctcacataaaaaagggggagattgttggtaccccaaggttactttaatgtgatcaaacaaattaagttaggttctattgtgtttaaccttgtgtctaattgTACAGGGACTTAGGAGCACAAGGCGTCGAGCAAAATATGCAACTAGctagaaggacgacacggaagagagccgacgggctcggtgtgtccgagagacgagaagctgcggaaaagtacgcgggcagatgagaaggaggcgcacgacgtttccgagggacgagaagtcaagagtggaagcttgctcgagaatgccagaagttgggttcgggtgagccctattacggatggccgagatcacctaagcaagaggaactggagcggaagacccagaccgaggtgaGTGAAATCGGAGCGGAAGGCCCAgattgaaaaagtcaacatggtttaCTTTCTAGGTCTGGGCACCCAGAACTGAAGTTTATccggatcacgtttgaccgtaatctgttgcgaaggggataaaattttatccccctccaggcgcctggaacccttccaggcatccCGAGTAAGGCTATATAAGTAGCCTTGCTCCCAAAGCTTTTAAACAATAAGAAattgtgaaacaacacttgtacacatccaCTGTTCTGTTTTAGCTTTCtatttctgtgctttcattgtggtaaagaggcttctccacctgaaggagattcttagtgcgcttcaacttccttggattaacaacctccccgattataaccaagtaacACTTCGGTGCCTCTGTCTTTTAGTTTCCTTATtctttcttatgcaagtgtttattttattttaagttataatCTGAGAAAGgttttttgttttgatttgtgcagggactattcacccccccccccctagccggCTGGCCGCCAAAGGTCCTAACTTATGCATGAATATAAACATAAATGTGAGCATAAGAGCATAGGTATGGGCATGAATATGCATAACATAAATATACACATGAACTTAAACATGACCATAAGCCTTCATGGTTTGGCGCACTCCCCCCGCATGTGTCCTCGAATCATACTACCGTCTCATACATGAAGTTAACTGATTTCTTATGTAAGCTTCCTGGGCTTGCCCGGGACATATCTTACCCGTCCCCTTGCTCCTACCATAATTGATCGGGATCCTAGTTTTGGAATGGACACCCCTACTAATACATACTTAAACTGATACTATAGTATAAGCTCCCCGGGCTCGCCTGGGACATATCTTACCCTTAGTGTGGGCTACTCATGAGGGGATCCTCGGATCGATGATCGAAGCTCCCCAAACCAAAGGTACCCACACCCGAACCTTGAGACGAGAATGATATACAGTACCTGGATCGCAACTTGGTAAGCATCCGGGGTGTAGGATTCCCCCATATCAACACTTAGGAGGCTTCCTGGCTTGCCAAGACATATCCTCCCTATACATACATAACTAATTTTATGATAAGCTTCCCGGCTCGCCGACACATATCTTACCCATATATACATAACTAATTCTAATGGTAAGCTTCCCAGGTCTAGTTTCCCGGAACATATCTTGCCCATAGAGTAAGCTCCCCAGACTTGCCCGGATCATAACTTGATAAACTCCCCAGGCTTGTTCGGATCATAATTTGGTAAGCTCTCCAAGCTTGGCcggatcataacttggtaagctccTCGAACTTGCTTGGATCATAACTTGATAAGATCCTTGGGCTTGCCTAGATCATAACTTGGTAAGTTCCCCAGACTTGCCCAGATCATAACTTGGTAAGGTCCCCAAGCTTGCTCAGTTCATCACTTGACCTATAGCATAAATATGAGCAAAACATAAACATGTATGTAAACTCAACCATGATCATTACATAAAGCATAGGataaacataaacatatacaTAAACATGAACAAGATCATTATATGAGCATGGACATAACCAAAACATTCACCTAACATAAACTTGACCGCTTCATAAGTATGGACATAAACATGTACTtatacataaatataaacatgatttataCATAAGCATGAACATAAACAtgtacataaacataaacataatcactatataagcatgacatataaatgtAAACATGTACATATACGTGAGCAGGATCATTTCATGAGCATGTTCATAACCATAAATATGCACCTAACATAAACTTGACCACTTAGATTACAACAAAAATCCAAAAGTCCCTTATGAGTCCAAACCAAAACCTCTATTAAGTGCATGGTGACTATATCATCAAGATGCAACATAGATGAAACACATATGTTATAAGTTATAATTAAAAGAAATCGAAATCCCCCAAAATTGTCAAAACTGAAACCAAAGACTTTACTTAAACATGGTGGTTATTCTCCCAATATATTTAAGTATGACATGGATAAAAATACACATGTCCTAGGTTACAACCAAAAGGAAACCGAAACCCTTTTTAATGtaaataaaccaaaacctacgAATTTAAGTGAACATGGTAACCATACTTCTAATACATTAAAGTATGGCATGGATAAAAATACATACATGTTAGAGATCATAACTAAAGGGAACCCAAACCCTTTTAAGGTAGGAACCAAACCTAAGAGTTTAGGTGAACAGGGTAAGGAGTAAGAATAAACACAAATACACTAAGCTAATTCCGAAATCTCACATTTAACCTAGAAGGTTTTCATGCtaggaaataaaaggaacatgAGCACAACTAATCCCAAATTCGAAAACTCATCCAATCTAGAATCCGAAATCTCCAAAGAGCATATAAAGTTATCTTAATAAGAAGCAAGTAGAATCATAAACACAAACACAActaactaaatttcaaaattatcaccTAACCTACCATGATAACTAAACATACATGAATTTAAGGGAACTAATTAAAGAATAACAAAGTATAGAACATGCCTTCAACTCTATCTTGCTACCaagcctcttcttctcctccccttAGAGCTTGGAATGATGGTGGTGGAGGCTAGGGCCGACGGTGGTGAAGGAGGGGTTTAGGGTTTTGGGAAGTAGCTAAAAATCCGAGGAAATGAATACATTAAATAGGTTTTATCATGACTCATCCAACTTTGAATATTTTCACCATAATTACTAAGTCATATGAATTTTTATACTAAGTCATATACATTTTTATTATGCcaagttatataaattttatataaaaatttatatccatacattatataaatttttatatacatactaagtcttataaattttatacatataataaaaatttatatccatgggttatataaatttttatatacatactAAGTCTTATTTACTTAAGGCCCCAGAAGGGATTAGCTAACTTTTAATATACAAATTTATACACatgggttatataaatttttatatacttactaagtcatataaatttttatataaaaatttatatccatatgttatataaatttttatatatatactaagtattataaattttatacacataataaaaatttatattcatgggttatataaatttttatgtaCTTTCTAAGTCatgtaaatttatataaaaatttatacatatggattatataaaattttatatacttactaagtcatataaatttttatatgcaCATTtagatataaaataaattttatacatatttatatccaATCATTtcttaatataattgatcaatccAAATATAACTAAATCTatctatttaaattaatcaatttttaattaaatatgaaataatcaaataaatcctcttaattaaaataatttagtttcgGACACTATATGCCCTCTCTTTGGTGTTCCATCTCTTTAATGCCTCATCTCTTTGGCGACTCGACTCAGAATTCAAGATTATTTTAGGAAAAAAGTAACGCTCGCATAGATTTCAGGATTTAGAACTATTTTAGAAAGAAGATAATGCTCGCATCTATTTCAAAATTTAGGAATatttcaggaaacaaataaaaatcTCGTAAGAGAAGAGGGCACGTCGAGGATGTAGGAATTACCCCTTCCCAATAAAAGGTAGTTCTCTTTGACGACTACAGATACACACATACGCATCAAAACCTTAATACTCTCTTCTGTTCTTTTTCCACCACCATCACTAAAAaataacttgagcgtcggaataGCTGTACTAGGGAACCCCTTGGACATTATCATAACCgtttttatttcattttcttctGTCCAGACTCCAATAGATCTCCTTATCGATGCTCGTTGTTGCTAGGATATTGGCGACAAGTTGACATCCACGTTAATCACCGATGGTTGGTTTGTTAGCGTTCCCAGCGAAatctattataaaaaaattaataagtgagtttttaaaaaatatttattattcataaaaataatctcagtaatttttttaatataggtATCCATTtaatttccccagtaacctaattcACTTTTATAGGGATGAATTaatagtttccactcacgataaatatttttttatcccttattttttctttctttgaatgtttgcaaagtatcaaacttgaacaaacctttattcattttttttagggattgatttttccaaatgagcttgcatgatctgagtttatccaataaccaaaatgtagttgagaggtcaccatagaagcaagagtactagttcggttctatgaatcatgactattttcaaaaatatctaccatcaaagtcaagcataatgtgaatAGATCCTAAAATTAGGCAAatattcaaattcttctagtaataacaatgctcacttcatgctactatggataggaaaaCATAGATCAATAGATATACTATCATACCAAATCACACAatataaatatctagatgaaatgtgctagtattttgtattaaggagcaaacaatcatgatgtgatgaatgatgcaactagaaaCAATTTCAAAAAGAAATGTGCAAAACTAAGAAATATGACAAACACTAACTTAAACCCAAACATccccccaaacttaaacttttcattttcccaatgaaaactagaaatggattgtggaggagatttatgaagtttaaagaagttaccaagtgatgagctccaaatggttggcaTTCATTTTTTGAAGATACTTCCCTATATGTGAATTACACTCCTCCACAACATTAAATCCTATAAAAATAAGATAGactagaaaaattaagtagagagccttatttattatgaataaagaaactaaaaagaaacttgaaggaaactaaaactaaaatgaaaacaagattgaacttgggttgcctcccaagaagcgcttatttaaggtcattagctcgaccccttATTTGGCTCGCTTAAATCGTGATCTGGTCGGGGTGAGAAACTTTTGGACTTTTCTTCCAATAGCCCAATTTATTATGAAGAGAGTTGTCATTATAAGAATAATGTAGTGTATCTCGactctcttcatcttcatcttctt contains:
- the LOC121993919 gene encoding dof zinc finger protein 5-like, with translation MWISMVMMDADQVTSIKLFGAVILKQPNEEKEEEAAAPPPRDVQDEMAAAREAAAAVALPCPRCKSKETKFCYFNNYNVNQPRHFCKACHRYWTAGGTLRNVPVGAGRRRGRRAPDHPASSACVLQYPAPPYVVSRWLLRPESPAREGCGGPFNGGALS